From Planifilum fimeticola, a single genomic window includes:
- the lepB gene encoding signal peptidase I: protein MRKNRVFGWMRTGLLTFAFVFAVNQYGFALSVVNGTSMEPTLEDGDRLFINRFAYLFSQPKVGDVITFEDPAQDGRYLVKRVVGVSGDRIEIRSGVLYRNGKAVPEPYIDTKIEDGNFGPVTVKPGTVFVLGDNRHKHASRDSRYESVGLVPIDRVDGKVEWILWRPSLAAFL from the coding sequence ATGAGGAAGAATCGAGTGTTCGGTTGGATGCGGACGGGACTGTTGACCTTCGCTTTCGTGTTCGCCGTCAATCAGTACGGCTTCGCCCTGTCCGTGGTCAACGGCACGTCGATGGAGCCCACTCTGGAAGACGGCGATCGACTGTTTATCAATCGATTCGCCTATTTGTTCAGTCAACCGAAAGTGGGAGACGTGATCACCTTTGAAGATCCGGCCCAGGACGGGCGCTATCTGGTCAAGAGGGTGGTCGGCGTCTCCGGCGACCGCATCGAGATCCGGTCCGGCGTTTTGTACCGAAACGGCAAAGCGGTTCCGGAACCGTACATCGACACCAAAATCGAGGACGGGAACTTCGGACCGGTTACCGTCAAGCCGGGGACCGTCTTTGTCTTGGGTGACAACCGCCACAAGCATGCCAGCCGCGACAGCCGTTACGAAAGCGTCGGCCTGGTTCCCATCGACCGCGTTGACGGCAAGGTGGAGTGGATTCTCTGGAGGCCGTCCCTGGCCGCGTTTCTGTAA
- a CDS encoding ABC transporter ATP-binding protein has product MGNIRRYLRFVRPYRKHVWLTMAVGIVKFGIPLLLPLVLKYTVDELLLTDLPAEDKISRLIWVLVITLLIFTVFRFPIEYYRQYFAQWTANRVLFDIRNRLFDHIQKLSLRFYNNQKVGQIISRVINDVEQTKEFVVTGLMNIWLDLITVSIAIGIMLWMDPWMTLVALSIFPLYGFCVKYFYQNLRKRSKERSQALAEMQGHLHERVQGISVIRAFNLERYEQGLFDRYNHHFLDKALEHTRWNGVTFAVINTITDIAPILVIGFSGFLVIRGSMTVGEMTAFYGYMGLIYNPVRRLVNASTALTQALASMERVFELLDESYDITDRPGARPLRKPRGEIRFESVSFRYTEDGEWALRNLDLVVEPGKTTALVGPSGGGKSSIVSLIPRFYDVTEGRLLVDGVDVRDWTVASLRSQIGLVLQDTILFSGTVLENIRMGRTDATMEEIVAAAKAAGAHDFIVQLPKGYETEIGERGVKLSGGQKQRLAIARVFLKDPAILILDEATSALDLKSELLVRDSLKRLAENRTTIIVAHRLSTVTDADWIYYIDGGRVLEAGTHGELMAMDGFYARLFRIQHLDKEPVGREA; this is encoded by the coding sequence ATGGGGAATATCCGCCGGTACCTCCGGTTTGTCCGGCCGTACCGGAAACATGTCTGGTTGACCATGGCGGTTGGCATTGTGAAGTTCGGTATTCCCCTGCTCCTACCGCTGGTTCTCAAATATACGGTGGATGAATTGCTGCTGACGGATCTGCCCGCGGAAGACAAGATCAGCCGGCTGATCTGGGTGTTGGTCATCACTTTGTTGATTTTCACGGTCTTCCGCTTTCCGATCGAATACTACCGGCAATACTTCGCTCAATGGACGGCCAATCGGGTGCTGTTTGACATCCGCAACCGGCTGTTTGACCATATTCAGAAGCTGTCCCTTCGCTTTTACAACAATCAGAAGGTCGGGCAGATCATCTCCCGGGTGATCAACGATGTGGAACAGACCAAGGAGTTCGTCGTCACCGGGTTGATGAACATCTGGTTGGACCTGATCACCGTTTCCATCGCGATCGGCATCATGCTGTGGATGGATCCCTGGATGACCCTGGTCGCCCTGTCGATCTTTCCGCTCTACGGTTTCTGCGTCAAATATTTTTACCAGAACCTGCGCAAACGATCCAAGGAGCGGTCCCAGGCTCTGGCGGAGATGCAGGGGCACCTTCACGAGCGGGTGCAGGGCATTTCGGTGATTCGGGCCTTTAACCTTGAACGGTACGAGCAGGGATTGTTTGACCGATACAACCATCATTTTCTGGACAAAGCACTGGAACACACCCGTTGGAACGGGGTCACCTTCGCCGTGATCAACACGATCACCGACATCGCTCCCATCCTGGTGATCGGTTTTTCCGGGTTCCTGGTGATCCGCGGTTCGATGACCGTAGGGGAAATGACCGCCTTCTACGGATACATGGGGCTGATATACAACCCCGTGCGCCGGCTGGTCAACGCATCGACCGCCTTGACGCAGGCCTTGGCTTCCATGGAGAGGGTGTTTGAGCTTCTCGATGAGAGTTATGACATCACCGACCGGCCCGGTGCCCGCCCCCTGCGGAAGCCGAGAGGGGAGATTCGGTTCGAGTCGGTGAGCTTCCGCTACACCGAGGATGGGGAGTGGGCGCTTAGGAACCTGGATCTGGTCGTGGAACCGGGCAAGACGACGGCCCTGGTCGGTCCCAGCGGAGGAGGCAAGTCGTCCATCGTGTCCCTCATCCCCCGCTTTTACGATGTGACGGAAGGGCGGTTGTTGGTGGACGGCGTGGACGTCAGGGACTGGACGGTGGCGAGCCTCCGAAGCCAGATCGGCCTCGTGCTGCAGGACACCATCCTGTTCAGCGGTACGGTCCTGGAAAACATCCGGATGGGACGCACCGACGCGACCATGGAGGAGATCGTCGCCGCGGCCAAGGCGGCGGGCGCCCACGATTTCATCGTGCAGCTTCCCAAGGGGTATGAGACCGAGATCGGGGAGCGGGGCGTCAAGCTGTCGGGAGGACAAAAACAACGGCTGGCCATCGCCAGGGTCTTTTTGAAGGATCCGGCGATCCTGATCCTGGATGAGGCCACCTCCGCCCTGGATCTGAAGTCGGAACTGCTGGTCCGGGATTCCCTGAAGCGTCTGGCCGAGAATCGGACCACGATCATTGTGGCCCACCGCCTGTCCACGGTCACCGACGCCGACTGGATTTACTACATTGACGGCGGCCGGGTGCTGGAAGCCGGTACCCACGGAGAATTGATGGCCATGGACGGTTTTTACGCCCGCCTGTTTCGAATTCAGCATCTGGATAAGGAACCGGTGGGACGCGAAGCTTGA
- the codY gene encoding GTP-sensing pleiotropic transcriptional regulator CodY produces MDLLQKTRRISRILQKNVGHHLVDFDEVAQALCDVIGANVYIVNPDGKLLGLAIDHEIENERMEQYLKDRQFPREYARSLMEVEKPRPNISVEDPLTAYPVEMKDMFKHGYTTLVPIIGGGDHLGTLVLSRMNEKFVDDDLILAEYGATVAGMEILRERAGQIEEEARSRAVVQLAINSLSFSELEAAEHIFNELDGNEGLLVASKIADRVGITRSVIVNALRKLESAGVVESRSLGMKGTYIRILNPKLLPALEKARH; encoded by the coding sequence ATGGATTTGCTTCAAAAAACGAGGCGAATTTCCCGAATTCTGCAGAAGAATGTCGGTCATCACCTTGTGGATTTTGACGAAGTGGCTCAAGCGCTGTGCGATGTGATCGGAGCCAATGTATATATTGTCAATCCCGACGGAAAGCTGTTGGGACTCGCCATCGATCACGAGATCGAAAACGAGCGGATGGAGCAATACCTGAAGGATCGGCAATTTCCGCGGGAGTATGCCCGTTCGCTGATGGAAGTGGAAAAGCCGAGACCCAACATCAGCGTGGAGGATCCCCTGACCGCTTATCCCGTTGAGATGAAGGACATGTTTAAACACGGCTATACGACCCTCGTCCCGATCATCGGCGGCGGGGATCATCTGGGGACGCTCGTTTTGTCCCGCATGAACGAAAAATTTGTCGACGATGACTTGATTCTGGCCGAATACGGAGCCACCGTCGCCGGGATGGAAATCCTTCGGGAACGGGCGGGACAAATCGAAGAGGAAGCGCGCAGCCGGGCGGTCGTCCAGCTGGCGATCAACTCCCTCTCCTTCAGCGAGCTGGAGGCGGCGGAACACATCTTCAACGAGCTGGACGGAAATGAAGGACTGCTGGTGGCCAGCAAAATCGCTGACCGCGTCGGCATCACCCGCTCCGTGATCGTCAACGCCCTGCGCAAATTGGAAAGCGCCGGGGTGGTGGAATCCCGCTCGCTGGGTATGAAGGGAACCTACATCCGCATCCTGAATCCCAAGCTTCTCCCGGCGCTGGAGAAGGCCCGCCACTGA
- a CDS encoding DUF402 domain-containing protein — protein MIVPEEGAVIRIESYKHGEHLHRTWKKSIVLEKGEPLVIANYNVEVVEADGREWVFPGLTIGGFHRFSWHHTLVVFGEDGNYRFYTHIASPYRYRDGVLSYIDYDLDLVVEKDGTRRWVDREEFDRNRVRYSYPDEVVKKIEEAVDRVDRMVCRGEEPFTSEWASRWYHRFQFYKSRLME, from the coding sequence ATGATCGTACCGGAAGAAGGGGCGGTCATACGGATCGAGAGTTACAAGCACGGGGAACATTTGCACCGGACATGGAAAAAGTCGATTGTATTGGAAAAGGGAGAACCTCTCGTCATCGCCAATTACAATGTGGAAGTGGTGGAGGCGGACGGCCGGGAGTGGGTTTTCCCCGGCTTGACCATCGGCGGATTCCACCGCTTTTCCTGGCATCACACCCTCGTCGTGTTTGGTGAGGATGGCAATTACCGGTTTTACACCCACATCGCATCCCCCTACCGGTATCGGGACGGGGTGCTGTCTTACATCGACTACGATCTGGATCTGGTGGTTGAAAAGGATGGGACCCGCAGGTGGGTGGACCGGGAGGAATTCGACCGAAACCGCGTCCGGTATTCCTATCCTGACGAGGTGGTGAAAAAAATCGAAGAGGCGGTCGACCGCGTCGATCGCATGGTTTGCAGAGGGGAAGAACCCTTCACTTCCGAATGGGCAAGCCGCTGGTATCATCGTTTTCAATTCTATAAATCCCGTTTGATGGAGTGA